In Actinoplanes octamycinicus, the genomic window GCGGCCGGACCGCGACGGGTATGCCGAGAAAGATCCGACAGCGATGGCCAAGACCGCCGAGGAACCACAGCCGTGGACCGTTCCGACCGCCAGCGTGTCGCTCGGCGGTGGGCCGGCCCGGACCTGCCGGGTCTCACGGGAAAGCGACGGCACGCTCCGGCTGGACCTCACCGGGTTCGCCATGATCGGTGTCGACGTGACCCTGCTCTGGACCCAGAACGGCGCCGGCTTCAGCATCGAGGGCACCGTGGTGCCACCGCCTGCCGATGGCGTGCCCGGGGTGTACATGCGGGTGGATACCAACGTGGGCGCCGTCGACCGGCGACGCTTCCGGCGTGTCTCGGTGCAGGTGCCGGTCGTCCTGATCCTGCCATCGGGTCAGATGTTCCCGGGTCTCGCGATCGACCTGTCCCTGGGTGGTGCTCGCGTCATCGTCGATCTCGACGTCGACGACCTCGGCGAGGACGCCTTGCTCGACATGGTCGACGGGCTGGCTCCCGGCCAGTCGGTCACCCTCGAGATGCTGCTGCCGGACGGCCCCGCCGACCTCACCTGTCACGTACGCGGCAGCGACGAACTCGGCGACGTCCGGCTGGTGTTCGTCGACGTGGCCGCCGAGGTCCGCGCCCGGCTCGACGCCTTCCAGAAGACCCAGTAACCCCCGGTGGGTCACGACGCTGCCGGCTCCTGGCGTCGTTCACCCGGGCACGCGAACGCCGCGAGCACTGTCGTACTGATCCGGTCGGCACCGACGTCTTCAGCGAGCCGGCCCGCGGTGATCTCCTCGGCGGAGCCGTGGACCACCTGGTAGAACACGCTGACCATCCAGGCCGTCGGCAGGTCGGCGCGCAGCGTACCGGCAGTTCCGCCGCGTTCGAGCAATTCCTCGACCCGGCCATGGCCGGGTGGTGATGCTCCCGGCTCCGACCGGTCCAGCCGTCGCGTGGCAAGACTTGCCCGGACGTTCAGGTAACCGGGTTAACCGTTCGGGCCATAGATGCGCATCGCTGAAGGCCCTAGCGTCGGGCCGGAACGCCTGACCGACTCACGGGGGAGACTTCGATGTTGAGGCGTGTACTCGTCGCTGTCCTGCTGATGGCGCCGCTGGTCGCGGTGGCGCCATCAGCGGCGGCGGCCGACCCCGCACCCACCGTCCTCGAACAATTGCGCCAGCGGGTCCAGGATCGGGCCGCGCCGCGGTTCGACGGGACCGTCCGGCTGCCCGACCCGGCACCGCAGCAGGCTCCGGCCGCTCGTCCCGCGGCCAAGTCCGCAGCCGCGGATGGTTGCCAGCCGGCTGGGTCCGCCTATCTGCTCTGTGACCAGCCCGGCACCGAGCATCCCGACCCCGCGCGGCTGCGCACCAGCGGCCGGTCCACCCTGGCGGTCGACCCGATCCCGTTGCCTGAGTGGTGTTACGAATACGCGTACCGAGGATGGCAGTACTACCGGCAGGACGGCTGCGCCATCCAGAGCCGGACGGCCACCATCGTCGACCGCAACACGCGGGAACCGGTCGGCGCGATCAACTACCTGCTCGCGGAGAACGTCTTCACCGCCGACGACATCCCCAACTTCGGGCGCCAGGCCTTCATCTCGCCGTTCGGCGGCTGGGGCCTCGGCCTGAGCCCCGGCACCACCGTCGTCGGGGAGCTGACCTGCTCCGGAGCATGCCTCTCGCTGCCCATCCCGTTCGGGCCACAGCCGGCCACCCAGGAATCGGTGGTCAAGGCGATCGGTATCTTCCCGATCCGGACGCTGGCCGCCGGCGCCGTCGACTACGCCAACAGCCGCGTCACCTACACCTTCCTCAACCCGCTGTGGGAGCCCACCCCGATCACGCCGGACCCGGCGCCACCGCAGATCCGATGCGACAACGCGGTGCCCGGCTACGCGTACGTCGGCTGTGTCTTCCCCGGCTTCGCGCCGATCTATCAGTACGCCCGCAGCGGTCTCTACCCGGAGCTGGCCGAGCACATCGGCGACGCGCAGGGCTCCGGGCTGCCCGGCGCTCCCGGCACGCCGGCCCTGCACCGGATGGTCGATCCCGCCCGGCAGGACGCGAACGGGAACCGGGCCTGCCCGCGCCGCTATCCCCGGCCGGCGACCAAGAGCTGTGACGAGTACCCGTTCCGCTCCACCATCGAGGGAGCGAGCACCGCGGTGCCGCAGGGGGTCGCCCGGACCTTCAACTGGTGCACGATTCCCGAGCCGATCGGGACCACCGGGCCGACCGGCTACAGCGTCTGCATGATCGACGCGCGGCAGAACTCCAACGGCGGATCGGCCCTCAACACCGGGCTGTACCAGTCCGAACGGGTGATCGACGGGGATGCCTTCTACATCGAGATCGTCGGTACCGGCGGCGGCACCAGTCCCTTCCCGCCCGACTATCCGCCGTCGGTCAACGCCGGACCTGACGTGTCCGGCTATGAAGGGGACTCCATCGAACTCGCCGGCACCGCGACCGACGACAACGGCACGCCGACGGTGACCTGGTCCTACGCGGCCGGGCCGGACGTCGATCCGGGCGCCACCTGTACCTTCAGCGGCGGCGGCAGCACGGCCACCACCGCGATCCGGTGCACCGACGACGGTACGTACACCGTCACCATCCACGGTGACGACGGCATTCACGACGAGGCGAGCACCGACTCGGCCACCGTACGGATGGTGAACGTCGATCCGCGGATCCGGCGCAACACGCGGGATCTGAACGCCGCCGCGGACGTCCCGGCTCTGGGCATCGTCTCGCCCCGCCCGTGGCAGGTCTACCAGGTCGGCGACCCGGTCACGCTGACCACCAACTTCGAGGACCCCGGCAGCAACGACACCCACACCTGCACGATCGGATGGGACGACGGCACCACAAGCAACACGGTCGCCGACGGTCACGTCTGCGGCGGCGCCCACACCTACCAGCACGCCGGC contains:
- a CDS encoding PilZ domain-containing protein — encoded protein: MMRPDRDGYAEKDPTAMAKTAEEPQPWTVPTASVSLGGGPARTCRVSRESDGTLRLDLTGFAMIGVDVTLLWTQNGAGFSIEGTVVPPPADGVPGVYMRVDTNVGAVDRRRFRRVSVQVPVVLILPSGQMFPGLAIDLSLGGARVIVDLDVDDLGEDALLDMVDGLAPGQSVTLEMLLPDGPADLTCHVRGSDELGDVRLVFVDVAAEVRARLDAFQKTQ
- a CDS encoding PKD domain-containing protein, which translates into the protein MLRRVLVAVLLMAPLVAVAPSAAAADPAPTVLEQLRQRVQDRAAPRFDGTVRLPDPAPQQAPAARPAAKSAAADGCQPAGSAYLLCDQPGTEHPDPARLRTSGRSTLAVDPIPLPEWCYEYAYRGWQYYRQDGCAIQSRTATIVDRNTREPVGAINYLLAENVFTADDIPNFGRQAFISPFGGWGLGLSPGTTVVGELTCSGACLSLPIPFGPQPATQESVVKAIGIFPIRTLAAGAVDYANSRVTYTFLNPLWEPTPITPDPAPPQIRCDNAVPGYAYVGCVFPGFAPIYQYARSGLYPELAEHIGDAQGSGLPGAPGTPALHRMVDPARQDANGNRACPRRYPRPATKSCDEYPFRSTIEGASTAVPQGVARTFNWCTIPEPIGTTGPTGYSVCMIDARQNSNGGSALNTGLYQSERVIDGDAFYIEIVGTGGGTSPFPPDYPPSVNAGPDVSGYEGDSIELAGTATDDNGTPTVTWSYAAGPDVDPGATCTFSGGGSTATTAIRCTDDGTYTVTIHGDDGIHDEASTDSATVRMVNVDPRIRRNTRDLNAAADVPALGIVSPRPWQVYQVGDPVTLTTNFEDPGSNDTHTCTIGWDDGTTSNTVADGHVCGGAHTYQHAGMYTITPGITDDDGGTAEQTSVLIIVYDPDGGFATGAGHFTSAAGSLPANPTATGKTHFQFNPKYLPHDTGPVPSNGKANLKLEGGAFDFTSTSLSWLVVTQDGKTAVSGTGSVNGKAGYGFVAYGYETGHFRMVVWDLAKGAYPTTDKIYDNSPSLEYDLDRARLQPIDAGSIHTH